In Spirosoma pollinicola, the genomic window CTTTAGCCAGATCGACCTGTACCCATTTGTCGTTTTCGTGGGTGATCTTGAAAATGCGGCCCATCGTTTTATTATGCACGTCCGGGTTTGGACTGTGGCACTGGTTCTTGTCGTACCAGTCGATAGCCCATACCGAACCGCTGGGGTCGTATTTCATATTCAGCCATTGCGACCAGGAGTCGTTCATGGTCAAAAAATCGGGTTTGTGGGTAACCATATAGCCTGAACCAGCCCGAACAGGGTGGTCATTATTCAGCTTGGCCCCGTTGATGTTGTTCATGAAAATGTCGTTCCGGTACTCTTTCGGCCAACTGTCGCCACCCAGGTAAATCATAGCTCCGGAGTGTGCATGGCCGCCACCCGCCGATGCCGACCGGAAGTTTCCGGCATGAGGGCCACGTTCGCCTACCCAATGCACGTGGTCGGCGTGGGTTTTAATGTCGTCGTAGGTGTAAGGGTTGAAATGCTTGCCCGCCTGCCGGAAGTATCGCCCGCCCTGTATCATATTGTACATATGCGGAATCACGCAGGCCGTTACGAACGCGTGGCCGTAATCGTTGAAATCGAGCCCCCAGGGATTACTGGTACCTTCGGAAAATAGCTCAAATTTTTGCGTGGTCGGGTGAAAGCGCCAGACACCAGCATTTAATTTCGTCCGCTCGGCGTCGGGTGCCCCCGGCTTGCCAACGTTGGAGTGAGTAAATACGCCGTGCGTGCCATATAGCCAGCCATCGGGGCCCCAACGGAGGCTGTTTAGTACTTCGTGGGTATCGTCGGTGCCCCAGCCATCGAGCATTTTTTGGGGTGGGCCACTGGGTTTATCGTTCTTGAAGTCGGCAGGGATAAACAGCAGGTATGGAGCCGCACCGAGCCACACGCCCCCCATGCCGACTTCAATGCCGCTAACCAGATTCAAGCCTTCGGCAAAGACCTTCCGGCTGTCCAGCGTCCCATCGCCATTGGTGTCTTCGAGAATAAGAATGCGGTCACGACCCTGTCCTTCCGGTGCCGGAACGGGATAAGTGTGCCCCTCAACCACCCAAAGCCGCCCTCGCGGATCTGTTGTAAAACAAATCGGTTTAACCACATCCGGTTCTGCCGCTGCCAGCGTGATTTTGAACCCCTTTGGCAGGGTCATTACTTTGGCCGCTTCGATACCTGACAGTCCGGCATGAAGAACGGGGTCCAGGGGTGGCAGAATGATAATATCCTTTTGATTCAGTTCATTATCGAAAACAGGCCGCGTCGGATAAAACAGGAAATCATCAAAATTGATGTGCGCCATTTTATCATTTGCGATGTATGGGATCTGCGAAATACCGGTCTCATTGTCGATGATTCGGATAAAAATTTCCTGATTCTGGTAGGGAGTCAAATCAACCACAACCGGCTGAAGCGTAGCCCGACCCTGTCCGGTACTGTGAAAAATAACCTTATCTGTTCCTGCTTGTACGAGTTCGACCCGCGTATCCTGCAATGCCCCACCCGACACCTTGAATGCAGCAAACGGTTGCGTAACCGTAAAAGGAACCGAGGTCAACGTGCCGGTTTGTTTATAGTTTACCGTACCTCCACTGCTCAGAAAGTACTTCCCGTCGAAACCAATATGCATCTCTTTATCATGTACCGGCGATGGGTCCTGATCGATAAGTGGGTTGGTAAAGGCATCGCCGGTAGCGGTCCAGTCAGCTAGTGTACCCGTTTCGACGTTCAGATTTAGCGGCTTTCCGTTCTTCATGGGCAACTGTCCGGCCACAGTGGCGGTGGTTAGTGAACCCTCCACGACCTCGAAATTGCCAACCATACCAGCCGCGCGGTGTCCCGGCACAGAGCAGTAATACGTATCGCTTTTATCAGCTGTAAACGTAATGCTGGTACTAGCCCCCTTATCGTTGATCGACTTACTTTTGAGACCGAGTTTCTCCAGGGAAATGTCGTGCGTCATCTGCTCACCGTTGGTAATTACAATCCGTACACGGTCGCCTTTGTTAGCCTTTAAAGTCGGGTTTCGGGCTCCATCCTTCGAAAAATAGCCCAGCATAGTTGCCTCCATCGCATACTCCCGGTCGACCTTGTCGGTGGATTGGGCAACTGGTTTGGCTTTAGTCGATTGGGCCAGGCCTTGCGGGCTGGACAATGCGAGAACAGCATACACAATAGGGACGAATAGATAGAGCCTGTTCATTAGAAGACGTCGTAAGCTGGTGATTGTAAAGTAACTAGATACACGTTTGACTAGGAAACTATATGATTTAGTTTTCCTACTGATTGAGTGTGGTATTAGTTTGATGTAAGCACCACCCCCAACCCCCTCCTAAAACAGGAGGGGGCTCCGTAACGGGCTACCCTTCTTAAAGCCCCCTCCTGTTTTAGGAGGGGGTTGGGGGTGGTAAAAGGTTGGGGGTGGTAAAGCCTTACAACTCCACTATCACTAAATCCCGAAATTCAACCTGGGCAACGCCCCCGCTATGAATCTGAACGGCAATGACACCTTTCTGGGGAATCTTGCTATCCTTCTCGATGTAGTCGCAGGTTTTCACGCCGTTTATGTACAGTTCATGGCGGTTGCCTTTGCAGCGGATGATGTAGCTGTTCCAGCCCTCTTCTTTCAAAAGGTGTTTGAGCGTTCGCAAGTCGCCACCGACAAGTTTGCCCCGACGGTGTTCGTCGTACAGATCACCCCAATAGCCATTGCCCATATCGGCCTGATAACCAAATATTTTGCCACCCTCCAGCACCGACCGGTATTGAATACCACTATTGATCATGCCTGTTTTGGGGTCGCCGTACAGGCGAAACAGACACCGAAATTCAAAATCGCCATATTCCTTTAGGGTATGCAGGTAGGTATTTTCGGGTATTTTATGAACGCCATCACCGCTCTTTATCAGACTATCGGCCACCGACCAGAGTTTTTGATGAGCCGGGTCAACCGTTTTCCAGCCGGTCAGCGTTTTGCCG contains:
- a CDS encoding PVC-type heme-binding CxxCH protein, with product MNRLYLFVPIVYAVLALSSPQGLAQSTKAKPVAQSTDKVDREYAMEATMLGYFSKDGARNPTLKANKGDRVRIVITNGEQMTHDISLEKLGLKSKSINDKGASTSITFTADKSDTYYCSVPGHRAAGMVGNFEVVEGSLTTATVAGQLPMKNGKPLNLNVETGTLADWTATGDAFTNPLIDQDPSPVHDKEMHIGFDGKYFLSSGGTVNYKQTGTLTSVPFTVTQPFAAFKVSGGALQDTRVELVQAGTDKVIFHSTGQGRATLQPVVVDLTPYQNQEIFIRIIDNETGISQIPYIANDKMAHINFDDFLFYPTRPVFDNELNQKDIIILPPLDPVLHAGLSGIEAAKVMTLPKGFKITLAAAEPDVVKPICFTTDPRGRLWVVEGHTYPVPAPEGQGRDRILILEDTNGDGTLDSRKVFAEGLNLVSGIEVGMGGVWLGAAPYLLFIPADFKNDKPSGPPQKMLDGWGTDDTHEVLNSLRWGPDGWLYGTHGVFTHSNVGKPGAPDAERTKLNAGVWRFHPTTQKFELFSEGTSNPWGLDFNDYGHAFVTACVIPHMYNMIQGGRYFRQAGKHFNPYTYDDIKTHADHVHWVGERGPHAGNFRSASAGGGHAHSGAMIYLGGDSWPKEYRNDIFMNNINGAKLNNDHPVRAGSGYMVTHKPDFLTMNDSWSQWLNMKYDPSGSVWAIDWYDKNQCHSPNPDVHNKTMGRIFKITHENDKWVQVDLAKASDMELVNYQLNPNEWYVRQARTLLQERGPNKKVHKALKEMLAKNPDPTRKLRALWALHVTKGLNEKELTDLLANENDYVRSWAIQLLAESKNVSPETLKRFADLAKNDNSPLVRLYLTSAMLRLEPAQRWDVMDALVQKSEDKDDHNLPLMVWYASEPLAAIDMKRALEMAQKSKMPKQLPYTIQRIGAIGTDDAKKLLKELNERVGKLDHSHENHEIQELIARVLEE
- a CDS encoding 3-keto-disaccharide hydrolase, coding for MKSIRQIYVLLTSGRIWLDASVAKSTTPKSPLFSSRRPLLVSQLVILFVSVAGQAFTSLPIFAQSPEKAISLFDGKTLTGWKTVDPAHQKLWSVADSLIKSGDGVHKIPENTYLHTLKEYGDFEFRCLFRLYGDPKTGMINSGIQYRSVLEGGKIFGYQADMGNGYWGDLYDEHRRGKLVGGDLRTLKHLLKEEGWNSYIIRCKGNRHELYINGVKTCDYIEKDSKIPQKGVIAVQIHSGGVAQVEFRDLVIVEL